In Humulus lupulus chromosome 6, drHumLupu1.1, whole genome shotgun sequence, a single genomic region encodes these proteins:
- the LOC133783476 gene encoding putative 4-hydroxy-4-methyl-2-oxoglutarate aldolase 3, with the protein MAGLLATAELCDTNAGLLASGDLRVMQPVFRAYGQRRAFSGPIMTVKVFEDNTLVREALETQGEGRVLVVDGGGSLRCGMLGGNLALLAQNMGWAGIVVNGCVRDVDEINGCDIGVRALASHPVKSNKRGVGEKHVPLHIAGVFLRDSEWLYADSDGILISSTELSL; encoded by the coding sequence ATGGCTGGGCTGCTGGCAACCGCCGAGCTATGTGACACAAACGCAGGGCTTCTGGCCAGTGGTGATCTGAGAGTGATGCAGCCAGTGTTCAGGGCGTACGGGCAGAGGAGAGCATTCTCAGGGCCCATAATGACTGTCAAGGTGTTCGAGGACAACACCTTGGTGAGGGAGGCACTGGAGACCCAAGGGGAGGGGAGGGTGCTGGTGGTCGACGGAGGAGGGAGCCTGCGCTGTGGCATGCTGGGTGGGAATCTGGCTCTGCTTGCCCAGAACATGGGCTGGGCTGGGATTGTGGTCAATGGGTGCGTCAGAGATGTGGATGAGATCAATGGGTGTGATATTGGGGTCAGAGCTCTGGCCTCTCATCCTGTCAAGTCTAACAAAAGAGGGGTTGGGGAGAAGCATGTTCCTCTTCATATTGCTGGGGTTTTTCTTAGGGATTCTGAGTGGTTGTATGCTGATAGCGATGGCATTCTCATCTCCAGCACTGAGCTCTCTCTTTGA